Genomic window (Cucumis sativus cultivar 9930 chromosome 2, Cucumber_9930_V3, whole genome shotgun sequence):
ATTTTGCgaaattttacaagttttgGGATCTATGTTGGAAACAATTTGCTTAGTTCTTACTTAAGATTGGGAATGTTGGTTGATGCTAGAAAGGTGTTCGATGAAATGCCAATGAGGAGTGTTGTGACCTGGACGGCTATTATTAATGGATATATTGATTTGGATTTGACTGAAGAAGCTTTAGCGTTGTTCAGTGATTCGGTCAAGAGCGGGGTGCTAGCAAATGGGCAGATGTTTGTTTGCATCTTGAACTTGTGTGCTAAGAGGTTGGATTTTGAGCTTGGGAGGCAAATTCATGGCGTTATTGTGAAAGGTAATCGCGGGAATTTGATTGTTGACAGTGccattatttacttttatgcACAATGTAAAGATATTTCCAGTGCTTTTGTTGCATTTGAACGTATGCGGAGGCGTGATGTTGTTTGTTGGACTTCCATGATAACTTCTTGTTCCCAACAAGGGCTTGGACGAGAAGCGATTtcgatgttttcaaatatgctAAGCGATGAATTTCTACCAAACGAGTTTTCCGTATGCAGTGTTCTCAAGGCTTGTGGAGAAGAGAGGGAATTGAAGATTGGGAGACAGTTACATGGTTtgataattaagaaaataatcaaGAATGATGTTTTTGTTGGGACTTCATTGGTTGATATGTATGCCAAGTGCGGAAACTTGGCAGATTCTAGAGAAGTATTCGACGGGATGAGGAATAGGAACACGGTTACCTGGACGTCAATCATAGCTGGTTATGCACGGGAGGGGCTCGGTGAGGAGGCTCTGAACCTCTTTAGGTTGATGAAGAGGCAAAGGATTCCTGCCAATAACTTAACCATTGTAAGTATTCTCCGCGCTTGCGGTTCGATTGAGGCATCATTGACTGGGAGGGAAGTTCATGCCCAGATtgtaaaaaattcatttcaaaCTAATATACACATAGGAAGCACTCTAGTTTGGTTCTACTGTAAATGTAGGAATCAACTTAAGGCCTCGATGGTTCTTCAGCTGATGCCGCTAAGAGATGTGGTTTCTTGGACAGCCATCATTTCTGGATGTGCTCATCTTGGGCACGAGTCCGAGGCGCTTGAGTTTCTAAAAAACATGATAGAGGAAGGTGTTGAACCAAATTCCTTTACTTATTCGTCAACTTTAAAAGCGTGTGCCAAGATGGAAGCTGTCCTCCAAGGGAAAATGATCCACTCTTCCGCAAACAAAACATCTGCGTTGTCCAATGTTTTTGTGGGAAGTGCACTGATTTACATGTATGCAAAATGTGGATATGTAACCGAAGCTTCTCAAGTTTTCGACAGTATGCCGGTGAGGAATTTGGTTTCTTGGAAGGCCATGATTTTGTGTTATGCTAGGAACGGTCTGTGCCGAGAGGCATTAAAGCTCATGTATCGGATGCAGGCGGAAGGTTTCGAAGTGGACGATTACATTCTTGGAACAGTTTATGGAGCTTGTGGAGATGTGAAATGTGATGTGGATTCATCACTTGAATATAGGTTGCAAACTCATTGACCTCCCAGTTACAATGGTTATCAAGACTCAGACATTCAACGACGGAAATCTTGCCATCTTGAGGAGGTTTGCACTTGTTCATCCTGTTTCATTTGGAATGCCAATGATCTGAATAACTTTCTTGTGCTCTTATCACTCCAtaaatcaaaagttttgaaGAGGGGAGAAACAAATAATCAAACTCTAACCCCACCTAGCTGAGATGTTTTATCTGCTCCATGCATCATGTATTTTACAACCCAACCCTActtaattgtaaaaatattcaaTGTAATCTTTGTAAATCCATACCCATCTAGTTCTATGAATACCCCTACTTAAATTTGCTTTTCATATGATAGAACCCTATGAATCTTTAgaaatgttatttttcttacaCCATGTAGACCAAATGATTCAAACTTTTGATCACGAGTATATGTCTTAACCATCTTTAAGATTGCTTAGATTATATACATCCCGAGCTCTATTTCCTTATCTCGACgagacaaaattttcttttcttggtttattattattatttatcaatttttttaattgaaataaggAGAAATGGACaataagggaaaaaaatagatttgagATATTGATTGGATACAAAATTAGGTCAACACTTAAAATATGGTTCAAGTTAggtatatagtttttattttcttgtctttaacgaatttaaatgtttctttttatttatttattttgcaaagtttatttatttataattgtttcTTCCTCTTGGGGTTAGTACATAGTATACATATTTTAACGTTAATTATGGAggtgattttttaaaatcttaattgtAACCTAAcctctcaaaaaaaaaaatttcaaaaggaaaCCTAACCTCTCTGTTTGATTGTAATACATCTATTTTAGAATGAATCAACTAATTAAGGTATATATCTTCGACTATaacataaaacattaaaaggaaaaaatattacatGACCCAATCGAGAGCTAAAATCTTACtttataacttttattgatttatgATACGTCATTCAACAAAATATGTATACTATGTACTAACCCCAAAAGGGTGTTTTGGGCATCGAGTTGAATTATGAAGTTTGAAGTTAATCTATTGAAACTAGAAAACgtgtttattattatcatgtaTAGTTAGCTTATGTTAAACCGATGATATTAGTTatcattttgttgtatttttagttattttgttttctccaaACTATTGTAAATCAATAAGAAGACAGTACAATTGTTATCCATTGGGTATTAGTTTTCATTTGTGAGGTAGAGTTgtaaaaaacattttcttaataaatatgaaaaatgagataaatggggaaaaaaatcataaatttcaacgATGTATAGTTTTTATACGGTTGATTTTAAGTTTCAGTTTTAACTCTAACTACAAAGTTTGTGGACCAAACAGTCTCTTgtatattaaaacaaacacaGTTTAATAGTAAACacatttactatttttttttataaagtacGAAGACTTGAAAATTCAACTTAATATATATCAGTTACAACTTACACACAAGTTGGCATATAACTTAAGTTTTTCGATTGTGTTTActattaaagtttaattatttagtatCTATTTATAAAGTTGATGGATCAAACACTCCCTTTgtattaaaacaaacatatatattgttttctttgagaTCATGGAGTACGAACATTTGTATATGTCAGTTAAGGCTAAATTATACGTAACGTTGTATTTTAGTATAGTCAAagcattaattaaaaattgagaaggaaaaaaaggaaaaggctTAGCGGGCGGGCGGGCGGcgtcaaaagagaaaaacagtttattgtgttttatttttatttttctattttcagcGCACGGACTTCCCGCttctaacctttttttctttttttcgttACTTTCTTACGAACTCCTTCCGGCGGTTTCTATTCAAATACAAAGAATGAACGAAAATGTTTAAGGAAACTTTCGTCACAATTAATTCCTACCTGTAATCTTCAATCCCCTCTACATATTTTGATCCgtttcttctttatttctaCCATGTTTCTGCTGTTTCTTCTCAATTCAAACCCCTTTGGATCATCCAACCTTCTTCATCACTCCGTTTTCGTCAACAAAGATCTGTTACTGGATTCTGGATTCTGGTTTCGTTTTTCTCATCCCACACCACACCGATATTACACTCTTCTCAATTCTCCTCCTCATCAATCCTGTATgctttttcctcttcttctttctctttccattCTGTTCATCCCTCTTTGATGATATTAAATCATCGACGactttttgtgtgtgtgtttttatttgtatcaTGTTTAAGGTTTTTGGAAATGGAAGTGGAGGAGTTTGATATTTAGTCATGTGTGTCGTGTGTGAGTGATGATTCTAGTGAGAGAAATTCACTTTGACTAACCCTCGTTTTTATGCCGAGGCGTTGATGGTGCTGTTGTTTATGACGTTGAGAAGTTTTGTTTCTGTACTCTGCTTGGAGCTAATCTAATTGGAGTGGTTTTTGTTGAACTTGCTAAGATTTCTTTCCCCATAGATATGGTTGGATtacttctttgttttattttgcatCCAACTCTTTCAATTGTGGCGATCGTTTTGCAGGCTCTTGAGTGCTAAATTTGAGAGGTGCTGAGGGAGTGAGGAAACACTAACTTTACTAGGGACGACTGAAACTGTACGGAAGAGATGGCGACTTCACCGACTGCTAAAAGGGATGAGGAACGTGACCTTTCTAAACAGAATGATGGAGGAGAGTCTACAGTGGAGATTGAACAGCCCTTATCAGTTAGTGGGGATAGCGCCACTCAAGCAAAGGATCAAGGGCTTGATGAAGTAGTAAAGGATAAGAACAACGATTCGAAATGTGAGGCTCAAGAGGAAACAGTGGAGAGAGAGATTGTCCAAAGTGAAGTGGATCACGAGGTGGAGGCCAAACTGGATTTCCAGTCTAAATCCGAAGGTGAAAAGTCGGACCAGATTATTAGCAATGGTGATTCTAATGAAAAGCTAGACGAGGATAAGAATGTAGAATCTGAATCGTCGTCAGATGATTCAGACAATGATGTTGTAGGTTCTAAGGCTCAAATTGGATCAAATCAACCAACTGGGGAAGTTATTGGCGAGGAGAAATCTCCTGAGCCAGTTTTTGATGGGACTGAAGTTCCTGGGATTGAAGGTAGTGGGAGTTTGTCAAACCGTTCCATGGATAGTGATACAGAGAGCCAAGGTGTTGTTGACAGGGCTTTGGCACTAAAGAACTTTGTTAAAGAAAAGGGCGTTGTTGCAGTGTCTACTGTTCTTCGTCGTTTTTCgggaaaaaaagatgaagaaagtcCAGATACTCCTTCCGAGGAAACTAAGGATGATTCCGGTtccaataaagaaaatgaagccAAGGAAATACCTGAAAAACCATTGGATAGATCCAATTGGAATCCTCTCAACTATATTAAGATAACACGTGATGCTGATGCACAGATCAAAACCGAGCAGTTTGAGGATGTTACTGGAGACTCAATCTTTGATATTGTTATAAAAGGCAGAATTGTATTGTACACACGGTTAGGTTGTCAAGAATGCAAAGAGGCTagactatttttgttttggaagaGACTTGGATACGTTGAGATCAATATTGATGTTTATCCGAGTAGAAAGTTGGAGCTTGAGAAACTTGCTGGGTCCCCTGCCGTTCCaaggatattttttaatacagtTCTTATTGGAGGTTTGAACGAACTAAAAGAGTTGGATGAGTCTGGCAAGCTTGATGAGAAAATTGAGTATTTGAAAGCCGAAGCACCAACCCTTGAAGCCCCTTTACCACCACTTTCTGGTGAAGATGATGTCTCCAGTAGTGGGACTGTTGATGAATTGGCTATGATTGTtcgaaaaatgaaagaatcaaTTGTTGTCAAGGACCGGTACTGCAAAATGCGACGATTCACCAACTGTTTCCTGGGCTCAGAAGCTGTGGATTTCTTGTCAGAGGATCAATACTTGGAAAGAGAAGAGGTGAGTCggacttttttccttttgtcatatttttagaaagaaaaaactcctcattcaaataacaaatgtTTCACTATTTATCTCTCTTAATATGATTCTGTTGAGTCTGTCTTAGAgagctttttttaatct
Coding sequences:
- the LOC101216716 gene encoding uncharacterized protein LOC101216716, giving the protein MATSPTAKRDEERDLSKQNDGGESTVEIEQPLSVSGDSATQAKDQGLDEVVKDKNNDSKCEAQEETVEREIVQSEVDHEVEAKLDFQSKSEGEKSDQIISNGDSNEKLDEDKNVESESSSDDSDNDVVGSKAQIGSNQPTGEVIGEEKSPEPVFDGTEVPGIEGSGSLSNRSMDSDTESQGVVDRALALKNFVKEKGVVAVSTVLRRFSGKKDEESPDTPSEETKDDSGSNKENEAKEIPEKPLDRSNWNPLNYIKITRDADAQIKTEQFEDVTGDSIFDIVIKGRIVLYTRLGCQECKEARLFLFWKRLGYVEINIDVYPSRKLELEKLAGSPAVPRIFFNTVLIGGLNELKELDESGKLDEKIEYLKAEAPTLEAPLPPLSGEDDVSSSGTVDELAMIVRKMKESIVVKDRYCKMRRFTNCFLGSEAVDFLSEDQYLEREEAIEFGRKLASKLFFQHVLEENLFEDGSHLYRFLDDDPVVATQCHNVARGIIEVKPKPITDIASRLRFLSFAILEAYVSEDGKHVDYRSIHGSEEFARYLRIVEELQRVEVHNLAREEKIAFFINLYNMMAIHAILVCGHPVGAMERRKLFGDFKYVIGGATYSLSAIQNGILRGNQRPPYNLMKPFGARDKRSKASLPYVEPLIHFALVCGTRSGPALRCYSPGNIDHELVEAARSFLREGGLVMDLNNNATSVNMILKWFSTDFGKNEQEAMKHASNYLKPDDSQTLLELLASSQLKVLYQPYDWGLNC
- the LOC101216949 gene encoding pentatricopeptide repeat-containing protein At4g18520, chloroplastic, which translates into the protein MFSPAIISQSPPCLTFQPTSTSLSTRRTCSKWNLTTFNRCKSSTSFPFNFVEDHSKALPVACATGKCTTTEEYADVESCSNQSVSGCLSPYLIGVWLRSSRSVKKLRAVHAFILRNFTSFGIYVGNNLLSSYLRLGMLVDARKVFDEMPMRSVVTWTAIINGYIDLDLTEEALALFSDSVKSGVLANGQMFVCILNLCAKRLDFELGRQIHGVIVKGNRGNLIVDSAIIYFYAQCKDISSAFVAFERMRRRDVVCWTSMITSCSQQGLGREAISMFSNMLSDEFLPNEFSVCSVLKACGEERELKIGRQLHGLIIKKIIKNDVFVGTSLVDMYAKCGNLADSREVFDGMRNRNTVTWTSIIAGYAREGLGEEALNLFRLMKRQRIPANNLTIVSILRACGSIEASLTGREVHAQIVKNSFQTNIHIGSTLVWFYCKCRNQLKASMVLQLMPLRDVVSWTAIISGCAHLGHESEALEFLKNMIEEGVEPNSFTYSSTLKACAKMEAVLQGKMIHSSANKTSALSNVFVGSALIYMYAKCGYVTEASQVFDSMPVRNLVSWKAMILCYARNGLCREALKLMYRMQAEGFEVDDYILGTVYGACGDVKCDVDSSLEYRLQTH